A single window of bacterium DNA harbors:
- a CDS encoding FliA/WhiG family RNA polymerase sigma factor, which produces MSAARQWEAWRFSGDPEIRDQLLSRYLPLVRNVAGRMALGFPKSVELPDLVSTGVIGLIEAFKNFDPDRGVKFETFAVPRIRGAILDELRSLDWVPRSTRAKAREIDRSTTRLENRLGRTPTRTELAEDLKISISELHDAIDDVSGTTILSLDELVYREEDNRQVPRVETLECPNADSVLRDIERQELRAFLINAIANLTQQEKLVIALYYYEELTLREIGETMNISESRVSQIHTKSVGKLRNMVRERFGV; this is translated from the coding sequence ATGAGCGCCGCCCGTCAATGGGAGGCCTGGCGCTTCTCCGGCGATCCCGAAATACGCGACCAGCTGCTTTCGCGCTACCTGCCGCTGGTGCGCAATGTCGCCGGACGCATGGCGCTGGGGTTCCCCAAGTCGGTGGAACTGCCCGACCTGGTGTCGACCGGCGTGATCGGCCTGATCGAGGCGTTCAAGAACTTCGATCCCGACCGCGGCGTGAAGTTTGAGACCTTCGCGGTGCCGCGCATCCGCGGCGCCATCCTCGATGAACTGCGCTCACTGGACTGGGTGCCGCGCTCGACCCGCGCCAAGGCGCGCGAGATCGACCGCTCCACCACCAGGCTGGAAAACCGCCTCGGACGCACCCCGACCCGCACCGAACTGGCCGAGGACCTGAAGATCTCGATATCCGAGCTCCATGACGCCATCGACGATGTCTCCGGCACCACCATCCTATCGCTGGATGAACTGGTCTACCGCGAGGAGGACAACCGCCAGGTGCCGCGGGTCGAAACGCTCGAATGCCCCAACGCCGACAGCGTCCTGCGCGACATCGAACGCCAGGAGCTTCGCGCCTTCCTGATCAACGCCATCGCCAATCTCACCCAGCAGGAGAAGCTGGTGATCGCGCTCTACTACTATGAGGAACTGACGCTGCGCGAGATCGGCGAGACAATGAACATCTCGGAGTCGCGGGTCTCGCAGATCCACACCAAGTCGGTGGGGAAACTGCGCAACATGGTGCGGGAGCGCTTCGGTGTCTGA
- a CDS encoding flagellar basal body P-ring protein FlgI: MPKSRRQRPFCPIPVRVWLTAVLALPVVAALAADNPGRSVCLRDISYVLGPPVTVSGYGVVVGLPGTGDGAVIPHTDVTFAATLRHLGIALPDVPIPVGTAAAVFVQAEICPGVNPGAPLPARVVALGDATTLAGGTLLPVDLHSPDGQFHMQASGAIDPAASIPCGLSPATAWMNQGAVAASTCFMTAVPERDFILEARGLADAQLPLLAERINAVFGQIARAHSGCDIEINLPPAYASFDERVSLIAQLAALPVDDLLPRILAEGPVP, encoded by the coding sequence GTGCCGAAGTCTCGTCGTCAGCGTCCGTTTTGCCCGATTCCCGTCCGCGTCTGGCTGACTGCCGTGCTGGCCCTCCCGGTTGTGGCCGCCCTCGCCGCCGATAATCCCGGCCGCAGCGTCTGCCTGCGCGATATCTCCTACGTCCTCGGACCACCGGTAACGGTTTCGGGGTATGGCGTGGTCGTGGGCCTGCCCGGCACCGGCGATGGCGCGGTCATTCCCCACACCGACGTTACCTTCGCTGCCACGCTACGACATCTGGGCATTGCCTTGCCCGATGTCCCGATCCCGGTTGGCACCGCGGCGGCGGTCTTCGTTCAGGCCGAGATCTGCCCCGGAGTCAATCCCGGCGCGCCGCTGCCGGCACGTGTGGTCGCGCTGGGCGATGCGACGACGCTGGCCGGCGGAACGCTCCTGCCGGTCGATCTGCATTCGCCCGACGGTCAGTTTCATATGCAGGCCTCCGGCGCCATCGATCCGGCCGCGTCGATTCCCTGCGGCCTGAGTCCGGCGACCGCCTGGATGAATCAGGGCGCAGTGGCCGCCTCGACCTGCTTTATGACCGCGGTGCCCGAACGCGACTTCATCCTCGAAGCGCGCGGGCTGGCCGATGCGCAATTGCCCTTGTTGGCCGAGCGCATCAATGCCGTCTTCGGCCAGATCGCCCGCGCCCACTCCGGCTGCGACATCGAGATCAACCTGCCGCCGGCGTACGCGTCGTTCGATGAGCGGGTCAGTCTCATTGCCCAGTTGGCGGCGCTCCCGGTCGATGATCTGCTTCCGCGCATCCTCGCCGAAGGCCCGGTGCCGTAA
- a CDS encoding PilZ domain-containing protein: protein MKSNNQPGHNSANRQKRRFVRIEVFSPVSFNSVVVEPDKRVRLHPEKKSGVLLNLSGGGVLVSTTDHVTEGEFLLMKFDVHGFDALTNVIGKVKRVERCEDGEILMGVEFLAVEQIDDPVIAHGLARMADHPKEFSQGLSRLISRYVFQRQIEIETE from the coding sequence ATGAAGAGCAACAACCAGCCCGGTCACAACTCCGCGAATCGGCAGAAACGCCGCTTCGTGCGCATCGAAGTCTTCTCGCCGGTCTCCTTCAATTCCGTCGTGGTCGAACCCGATAAACGGGTCCGCCTGCATCCGGAGAAGAAGTCCGGCGTGCTGCTCAATCTCTCCGGCGGCGGGGTCCTGGTTTCGACCACCGACCACGTCACGGAAGGGGAGTTCCTGCTGATGAAGTTCGATGTCCACGGCTTCGATGCCCTGACCAACGTCATCGGCAAGGTCAAACGGGTGGAGCGTTGCGAGGACGGCGAAATCCTCATGGGCGTCGAGTTCCTGGCGGTGGAGCAGATCGACGACCCGGTGATCGCTCATGGACTGGCCCGGATGGCCGATCATCCCAAGGAGTTCTCGCAGGGTCTGTCGCGGCTGATTTCGCGCTATGTCTTCCAGCGGCAGATCGAAATCGAGACGGAATAA
- a CDS encoding DUF2225 domain-containing protein yields the protein MSEAHPRAASDAGEAMMTTGDEHPIQLVRVTCPVCRTVNEYETVRPGAYIEVGTDTDFRPLSRRWTHPGYQAVHPLLYFTATCSTCFFTREMTRAFRDGETTQGCKPEVWREVRRRHLEELANPNSVIRRLSASLWPQSYPYRTAISKLLLAVHCEHLLPTPSHSDLARWYLRIAWLFCDLSPRPGVDWTSPLAQSRRDWTRALAEMAADVERLRARAAGMTRFLQSHPEAVQRNPDDDLRPAQCRQHLYQLDEHLLTLEQTVAALNADPAADAGFVGAPDGALVNEPFGDYPSYTDFLRALKMDSPLVAIHEEDARLRALHHYKLAFDAHGGIAAGNGAMMTAYLIGELARRLAYFDEAERHFALAREAAAAAIADSGADRSRSALARHIADLAERQASRLYDVAAGNE from the coding sequence GTGTCTGAGGCCCATCCCCGCGCCGCATCGGATGCCGGCGAAGCGATGATGACCACCGGTGACGAGCACCCCATCCAGCTGGTCCGGGTGACCTGTCCGGTCTGCCGCACGGTCAACGAGTACGAGACCGTGCGACCCGGCGCCTACATCGAGGTCGGGACCGACACCGACTTCCGTCCGCTGTCGCGTCGCTGGACCCATCCCGGCTACCAGGCGGTGCATCCGCTCCTGTATTTCACCGCCACCTGCTCGACCTGCTTTTTCACCCGCGAGATGACCCGCGCCTTCCGTGACGGGGAGACGACGCAGGGCTGCAAGCCGGAAGTCTGGCGCGAGGTGCGCCGCCGCCATCTCGAGGAACTGGCCAATCCCAACAGCGTCATCCGCCGCCTGAGCGCCTCGCTGTGGCCGCAGTCCTATCCCTACCGCACTGCGATCAGCAAACTGCTGTTGGCCGTGCACTGCGAGCACCTGCTACCGACGCCGTCGCATTCCGATCTGGCGCGCTGGTACTTGCGCATCGCCTGGCTGTTTTGCGATCTGTCGCCGCGGCCGGGGGTCGACTGGACCTCGCCGTTGGCGCAAAGCCGCCGCGACTGGACCCGCGCGCTGGCAGAGATGGCCGCCGACGTGGAACGTCTGCGGGCGCGCGCCGCCGGCATGACCCGGTTCCTGCAGAGCCACCCGGAGGCGGTCCAACGCAATCCCGACGATGATCTGCGCCCCGCACAGTGCCGGCAACATCTCTATCAGCTCGATGAGCATCTGCTGACTTTGGAGCAGACCGTGGCCGCGCTCAACGCCGACCCCGCCGCGGATGCCGGCTTTGTCGGCGCCCCCGACGGCGCCCTGGTCAATGAGCCATTCGGCGACTATCCGTCGTACACCGACTTCCTGCGCGCGCTGAAGATGGATTCGCCGTTGGTGGCGATCCACGAGGAGGACGCCCGTCTGCGCGCGCTGCATCACTACAAACTGGCCTTTGACGCGCACGGCGGCATCGCGGCGGGCAACGGCGCGATGATGACCGCCTATCTGATCGGCGAACTGGCCCGCCGTCTGGCCTACTTCGACGAGGCCGAACGGCACTTCGCGTTGGCGCGAGAGGCCGCCGCCGCCGCCATCGCCGACAGCGGCGCCGATCGCAGCCGCTCGGCGCTGGCCCGGCACATCGCCGATTTGGCCGAACGGCAGGCGAGCCGTCTCTACGACGTCGCCGCCGGCAACGAATGA